TGAAATCTACAGATTGCTCTGAACCAGACATTCTGGACTCAATTCTTGGGCGATACATGTCCGAAAATTTAGAGTTGGATAACTATAGTGTAGATCATGAATTTTCCtccttttctcaaaaaaaaaaaaatgttatttgtTGTGATCCATTGCTTTCATGTCTGTCACCAAAATAAGTTCATTTATTTTCCTTTCCATGCAATAAGGGTctattttttttcgtttttgatCTAAGTCAATGAGGGTCGGTTTGATAAGTGGGAATTAAACAGAATAAGATCCTTATTCCCTGTTTATGCAACCAAACATTATCTTCTGTCACTCAGAATAGGTTATACCTTGGTAACAAATAAGTAGCAGAGAGAGGGTATAATTCTATCCCACCATTTTCTAAGAATAGTCTTATACCATGAAGAAGGAAAGTTATCCTCTCTAATTATTTTTTGCACTTAACAACTCCCTAAAGGTATTAAAAAGTGAGAGGGCAAGTTAGTCCTTGTAATCAAATTATTGTGAAATcctatttataaatatatacaaCTTACCCTTATACGACTTATTAAATGCAGAACATTTCTATTCCATGGAATAAGTCCTCGGAACTTGTCcatagaaatttttttatttttacggTAGTTCTTTATTCCTTGAAAACTTATTCCACAACCAAATGCCACTTTAAGCTTATAATACCGTCAGCATCTCTcctaccatatatatatatatatatatatattacatggCTGGTATAGCTCTGTTCATGTTGTATTATAAGTTTGCTTCAACTGAACGGCGGCTATTAAAAGAAATCATCAGATAAAAAAGGATTTTATATAAgtaaagaaagacaaaaaaaaaaagagattaggTGTGAACACACTCTGTCTTGACATGGTGACCAAATAGTTCTATATTTTACATGCTATTCCTTCTCTCCACAATGATTCTATGAATATGCCATAGAATTTGTCAATTCTCACTATAAAAAAGGATTTTATAGTGTGAACACACTCTGTCTTGACATGGTGACCAAATAGTTCTATATTTTACATGCTATTCCTTCTCTCCACAATGATTCTATGAATATGCCATAGAATTTGTCAATTCTTACTCCCCAAAGCCCAGACTCGGTTTATAAATATAAACACCACAGCAGTACTTTGTTTCCTCCACTCGAACTTGCTACCAACTCCAAACCAGGTCCACCTCAAGGAAAACAATCACTTCATTGCTCCACTTGAACTTGCTACCAACTCCAAACCAGGTCCACCTCAAGGAAAACAATCACTTCATTGCTCCACTTGAACTTGCTACCAACTCCAAACCAGGTCCACCTCAAGGAAAACAATCACTTCATTGCATAAGCCCAAGGAACAATGAAGAAGAAATCCTTATTTCCTATGATGGTACTACTTTCCCTGGCAATTGCAACCACTGCTGAGGATTTCGATTTCTTCTACTTTGTTCAGCAGGTAGGacacctttttttaaaaaaatttagagtTTGAGACACCAGAGAGAGTTTGGCACTCTTTATTTATCTTAGCAATATGAATGGCCATCTTAGTCTTAGCTCTGGTCTGTCATGCAGTGGCCAGGTTCCTACTGTGACACCAAGAAAAGTTGTTGCTACCCATCCACTGGAAAACCAGCTGCAGATTTTGGCATCCATGGGCTCTGGCCTAATTACAACGATGGCGCTTACCCATCTAGTTGTGATCCTCGAAACTCGTTTGATTCCTCGAAGGTAATCCTGCCTGTTCTTCATCTTCTCTCCTTGTGTTAATGTTGTTCATCCTCTTGCCGGCTTCCAAGTCTCTGATATATTTTTTTGGGAGCTAAAACTATTGGTATGAAGCAAGCTGCATATAAGCCAGGTTAAAAGAGCTTATATAACAAGCCTAACATGTTTCAAAGACCACACTTCATGTTCAGTCCATGATTTGTGTAAAAACAAGCCATCTATGTGCAACAAACATGGACTTGCtacatgtaaaaacattaatgttgttcttaaaggattttaCATGAAATGGTTAATTACGTAGAGATTAACCATCAAATGGCAACCGAACAAAGACCGGGTGTTACCTTCCCCGACAATAAATTTGTTAGTTAATTATTCATTATTGAATCATTTATCTATTTTTAATAAGAATCTATTCTAGTTTCTTATCTGTTATTATCAATGACAATAGATTTTCATAACtgatattataatatttcaaagCACATATGAATTCATGTACATTCAGCGCCCAATGATTTCTTTTCTAAAATTTCGGTTCTTAATCAGAACTACACAAATACCCATTCTAGTGTGCATACACCTTTCTtccaatgaaaagaaaaaaaaaatcaataagaaAAATGCTCCAAACATTCATGCacattttatttttagaaaaaggaaaaaaaggatatATTTAAGATTAAACAAGCATAACTATATTTTTTGATGGATCTAATTGTTTTTTGGTGACAAAAGAGTGAATCAAAATTCTAATGTAAGAGGTTTCAAGGACCAAATCTCAGTTACCAAAATCAGAAGAAGATATGCAGGGaagcaaatttttttaaaacattttGGGGTGCAAGCTCAAAAATTGGGAAAGATTCAGAAGCATTTAaaataataagcatttaaaaaaaaagggtgcaAGCTTAAAAATTGGGAAAGATTCAGAAGCATGTGCATTATATTCATGGGTAAAATAGGtccgccgaaccggtaccagACCTGTACTAGTCAATGCTCGGTACAGCTCGGAAGCATAATCGGTATGGGTAAGATGTGCCGGTTTCATACTGGCACatccaattttttattttttgagttttCAAAAACTTGTAATTAGTTATCActctttttcaactttttcaataattataagtctaattattttatttacacatgaaatattaatttttatctAAAACAATTATCATGGACACATCTTGGGGTGTAGTTATATATATGAAATTAAGGACAGCATAAATCTAATCAAGAGGAGATCGAGCATAAACAGGAAATAAAATACAGACAACAATGGAATACTGGTTGCATGAGAAGCTTTTTATATAGCCTAGTGATTTCACAACATGCTTGTAAAATGGAATATAGCCTAGTGGTTGCATCCGCCTTGCGAAGGAGAAGTTTTTGGTTCCAAAAATTCACGATATTATTTTCTAAATGCTTGATCTGGATAATTTTAAGAGGTGGTTCTCCCATCATTATTctcagaaataaaaaaataaaatgaaaatttcTTAATCAATATTTATTTCAATAAAATGGAAGaggataaaatttatttaacgaACTTGATGATTATATTAACTTGTGGAGATGCAAAGCCATGCCTTATGGTAAATATTTATATCAAAGTCTAACATCCACGAAGATATGAGTCAAATTCAGTTCCTATTTATCCagacaaatataaaaatagatcacTTCTAAAAATGAAGTTTGATCATCTTATTTTGCTCAGTCTCAAACTCTACTTAGGAAATAAAAGTGGAGTGCATAGCCCtaacatacagaaaatattAGAAGCCTGCTAAAAATCAGCTTGAATACAATATTTGTGTTTACAGACAACCCAAATCTTGCTTTTACAAGGAACAGTTTTATTTCTTCCTACATTTTATGCAGATTAAGGACCTGATAGGCAGAATGAGAGCAGACTGGCCAACCTTGGCATGTCCAAGTGGTGATGGCTCCAAGTTTTGGGCGCATGAATGGGAGAAGCACGGCACCTGCTCCGAATCCATTCTCGATCAACACTCATACTTCGAAGCAGCTCTCAACCTCAAGAAGCAAGCGAACCTCCTTCAAATCCTACAAGATGCAGGTAGATGGCGGACAAACTTCCTTGCTTTCTTTTGTTCTCCAATATGAAGGAAGCATCATGCATGGCCACCTCTTCTTACGCTTGACGTTTCATGCAAATGCTTCAGGAATCGTACCAGATGGTGGGTACTACAAGTTGAATAACATCAGCAAAGCAATCCGAGAAGCAATTGGTTTTACTCCAGGTATCGAGTGTAATGTGGACGAATCGGGTAATAGGCAATTATACCAGATTTACATGTGTGTGGATACCTCAGGGACAGAGCTCATTGATTGCCCAGTATATCCAAAAAGCAAGTGTTCTTCACGAGTTGAGTTCCCTACCTTCTAGAGGTAGTCTTAAGCATTTGCCTCTGGTCTTCATGTCACATTCCATGCATCCAGTAATAAAGAGTTATAGTTGCCTGTTCCAATGAACATAATGGATATATCCAAACTATTGGTGCAACCAAGATAGACTTTCTCGTGATTATATTTTACCAATGGAGGGCATGCCAATGTATTACGACATATAATTCAGGAATTTGTTTGTTTAGTAGGTGGCGAGAAGTGAGGGTGGATTAACTTATACATCTACCTGTAATGCTTCTGCATTTTTTAAGTCTTGACCTCATTTCTTTTAGTATCATTACTATTACTATTACTTTTGCTATTTAGTTATAGTTTAGGGTCATTTAAGGGGTTTTGGAGGTTTTGATTGTACTATTAGATTAACGACAATACTTGGCAACTGCAGCAGAACATCAAACCTTGCCTTCTGTTGCGGAAAATACAGGATCCAAACAGCGAACAGAACAATGCACAGAgttaagagaggaagaggaagaagaaattgaACACAGGGATTTACGTGGTTCGGCAATATGACTACGTCCACGGGAGCGAAACGGCCGTAACTTTTCTTCTGTCACCAAATAACAAGGGTTACAAGATATTTAtagctaaaccctaaccctagagtcCCAATCCCTATCAACAACctggtaaaataaaatattacataaaTATCCCAAAGATAAATATATCTCGTCGCTTCGCTCTGCTCCGTTAGAATACCAGTGTACCACTCAAATAAGAATACCACTTAATATGAGCCACTTATTCTAACAATCTCCACCTTGGCGAATATTCACCCCTTAGGAGAAAAAATAACCTGGGATACCACCTGACGTTGATAGGTTGGAACGCATCCTCTCTAGCACCTAGAGATGTTAACCAAGTCCAAGCAATGCTTGAACTTGTCTGCAGTAACGGGTTTTGTCAACATATCTGCTCCATTTTCAGAAGTATGAACTTTCTCAAGCAATATGTCACCGAAAGAAACCAACTTCCTGATCTTGTGATACCTCACATCTATGTGCTTGGTTCTCGCATGATACACCTGGTTCTTCACCAAATAGATCGCACTCTGACTGTCACAATGCAACTGAACTCCACCTTGCTGAACACCCAGCTCCTTGACTAATCCCGTTAACCACAATGCTTCCTTGGCAGCCTCAACCACTGCCATATACTCTGACTCagtcgtagatagtgcaactagAGACTGTACCATGGACCTCCAACTGATAGGCCCTCCTACAAGAGTGAATACATAGCCTGTAGTCGACCTCCTGTCATCCAAGTCTCCTGCATAATCTGCATCAACATACCCCACGACTGAAGGATCATCCTGCTGTCTGACAAACATGATACCATGGTCTGTAGTACTCCTCAAGTATCTGAAAATCCACTTGACTGCATCCCAATGCTGTCTCCCTAGATTCGCCATAAACTTGCTTACTGCACTAACTGCATGCGCCAAATCCGGCCTGGTACAAACCATAGCATACATCAGACACCCCACTGCACTAGCATATGGAACCTTTGACATGTCTTCAATTTCTTTCTCTGTCTTTGGGCACTGTGAGGTAGACAATCTGAAATGATTCGCTAAAGGTGTGCTCACTGGCTTCGCATtacccatgctgaacctctccaACGCCTTTTGTATATAACTATCCTGAGATAACCACAATTTTCTTGAATCTCTGTCCCTGCGAATCTCCATCCCAAGAATCTTCTTGACCGCGCCCAAATCTTTCATGTCAAACTCTCTACTCAACAAAGTCTTCAACTTGTTGACTTCATTCATACTCTTTGCAGCAATcaacatatcatccacataaagtaacagaaaaataaaagaaccatCATCAAGGCTCCTCATATAAACACAACAGTCATACTCACATCTTCTGTAGCCAATCCGAATCATGTAAGAGTCAAAATGCTTGTACCACTGCCTCGGAGACTGCTTTAGCCCATAAAGTGACTTCTTCAATTTACAGACTAAGTGCTCCTGTCCAGGTTCTGAAAACCCTTCTGGCTGCTGCAATTAAATCTGCTCCTCCAACTCACcatgaagaaaagctgtctttgCATCCATCTGCTCTAACTCCATATCGTAATGTGCTACCAATGCCAACACTATCCTGATGAAAGTGTGTCTGACCACTGGGGAGAAaatctcatcatagtcaatcCCAGCTCTCTGTGAGTATCCCTTTGCTACCAGACGTGCCTTgaacttttttccttctttttctgatACTGCTTCCTTTTTCTTGAACACCCACTTGCATCCTATCGCTCTCTTCCCCTTTGGAAGCTCCACCAACTTCCATGTctgattttttttcaaagattCCATCTCCTCCATCATAGCACCCATCCATTTACTCTTCTCCTGGCTGTGTACTGCCTCCTGAAAAGTAGTAGGATTTCCACTGCTAGTGATTAATGCATAGGAAACCAAATCTTCAAAACCATACCTAGTTGGTGGCTTGATAGTACGCTTGGGTCTGTCTGTGGTTATATTATGTTGCTCTTGATCGGCTGAGGTAGAAGTCTTTGTACCCTGAACATTATTCTCCTTGACATAACTCTCTAACTCCACCTGCACCACCTGCTTATTGCTGCTGCAACTTTCTGGCATCTActtctcttcttcttgagtACTTTTCAACATGATTTTCTCATCAAAAACTACATCTCTGCTGATCACCACCTTGTTTGCCTTCGAATCCCAAAGCTTGTACCCTTTCACCCCTTTCTGATACCCTAGAAAGATACACTATCTAGACTTCGGGTCTAGCTTTGACCTCTCCTTATTAGGAATATGCACATAGGCaggacatccaaatactctcaaATCGGAGTAGTCTACCTCATTACCTGTCCATACCTCCTCTGCAATCTTATCATCTAGTGCTGCCCTCGGTGACCTGTTAATCAAGAAGCATGCCATATTTACTACCTCTGCCCAGAAGTTCTTTGCAAGCCCTGCATTTAACCTGAGACACCGTGCTCTTTCAGCTATAGTCCTGTTCATCCTTTCCGCCACACCGTTCTGCTGAGATGTCTTGCGTACTGTGAAGTGTCTCTTAATCCCATGCTGCTCACAAAACTCAATGAACTTTGAATCTGTATACTCAGTCCCATTGTCTGACCTGAGGCATTTGATCTTTCTCCCTGTCTGATTCTCTACTTTAGCTTTTCACAATTTGAACTTGACAAACGTTTCTGACTTGTGCTGCATGAATTATACCCAGACCTTTCTcgagaaatcatcaataaaagttacGAAATATGTATGTCCACCCCGTGATGCTACTCTGactggtccccaaacatctgtaTGAGCATAGTCAAGAATACCCTCTGTCTTGTGCGTGGCAGTCCTGAATTGAACCTTGTTCTGTTTTTCAAGAACACAATACTTGCAGAAATCCAATTTGCAAGTTTTAATACCcttcagaaaattttttttatacagTTTCAGCATACCACGTTCACTCATATGACCCAAACGCATATGCCACAAGACTGTATTATCAGACTCAGActctacagcagcaactccacCTACAACAGTAGTTCCTATCAACCTGTAGATGTTCCCTACTACTTTCTGCCCCTTCATCACTATCATAGCACCTCTACTAATCATCATTACTCCACCTTGAGACTTGTAACAAAACCCGTTAGAGTCTAAGGTACCCAATGAAATTAGATTCTTTCTCAAATCTGGAACATGTCTAACATCACACAACGTTCTAACCACACCATCAAACATAGTAATTCTGATATTACCTATTCCAATGACTTTGCAAGATGCATTATTACCCATCAAAACAGAACCAGAATTAACTAACCTGTAGGTGTCAAACCAATCTTTATCGGGTGTCATGTGATAGGAACATGCTGAATCCATAATCCAAGAATCCGCGAGATGATCTGAACTGGACGAAACTGAAAGTATATCACCATCACTGCTCTCTGTGTCTTCTTTCACTATATTTGCAGACTTGGACCCTTCAGATCTGTCATCATCTTTACCCTTCTTTTTCTCAGGACAATTTCGCTTTATGTGACCTTGTTTTCCACACTTGTAGCACGTTatgctcttcttttttctaGATTTAGACCGAGATTTACTGCGATTTGATCCATTCTTTGTGTTGCTTCTTCCACGCTCCTGGTTACCCTTCACCACTAAGCCTTCTCCTTGAGAACTCTCAGCACTGGCTTTCTTCCTCTGATGAAAACCTAACAAGGCTCCAATGACGTCCTCTAACTCTAGGGTCTCCTTTCCCCATGTCAGAGTTGTAACCAAATTTTCGTACGTAGGAGAAGCAGGTAAAGAATGCAATAACATCAACGCTTTGTCTTCGTCTTCAAACTTCACATCAACTCGCTGCAAATCACTGATAATCTGATTGAACATGTTGATATGTTGGCTTAAATCAGCACCCTCTATCATCTTAAGACCGTACAGTTTCTGCTTAAGATAGAGCTTGTTCGTCAACGACTTGGACATATACCGACTCTCCAACTTTGACCAAATTGTCGTCGGCGATTCCTCGTCCATGACATGATACATTACATCATCAGCCAGACAAAGTCGTATATTTGAAATAGCCTTAGCCTCCAATTCATTCCACTCTGCATTACCCATGTCATCTGGTTTCTTTCCATACAGGGCCTTCACCATACCCTGTGATACTAACAGATCCTTCACCCTCCTCTGCCATAGCCCGAAATTTTCAGTTCCATCGAACTTTATCACATCAAACTTTGCAGAAGACATCCCTACAATCTTATCTTtttgcaaaataaaatagagaaaaataggatctgttgaaaaattaaaataccAAAAACACCTCTCTTCTCCTAGGTCAGAACGCACGCTAGCGACGGCAGAACCCCCCTCCTCGCGATGAGAGGACCGGCGGGCGGAGCGCTAGCGATGGCCTCTTCCTCCACTGGATCCCGCCACGGACGGCGGTGGTGGCGCGCGGATGACGGGAAGTTCTTCCTCTCCTCGCTTGCGTCGGTCGACGATGGGGGTTTGGGCTTCCTTGCTCGGACAGcgctcctctcctccttgatctcCTGCTTTCCGTTGAAGAGCACGACGGGAAGGAGGCTGCGGGGTTGACGGCGTGCTCGGGGAAAGATGCTCTCTGCGATGGGGTTTTCTTTTCTCCACGGGAGCCACGACGAACCAGAGAACAATGGGGTTTCGGTTGGGAAGAAGAAACCCACGAGCCCCCCTTCCACGTGAAGCAGGAACGCCCACGTGAAGAATTGTATTCCCTGTGCTTGGGAGAGAGGACACAAAACCCTCAAAAAACCCCTCCGACGTGAAAGGAAAATCTCCTACCTTCACGTTGAAGCAAAACCTTCCGCGGCTGATCTCCCCTTTCCCTCTCTTCACGGCCTTCAAGAAGCAACCCCTCCCGTGAAACCATTCCACGGCTGATCTCCCCTTTCCCTCTCTTCACGGCCTTCAAGAAGCAACCCCTCCTGTGAAACCAACCTGGCACGGAAAAGACCACCCACGGGAGGAAAATTTCTTTGCGTTTTCTCGGCTTGGGAGAAGACGCCTCTATTCTCCCCACGGGAAGAACACCGCCCACGGCCGCAGGAAATATCACctgaggctctgataccaattgttgcggAAAAATACAGGATCCAAACGGCGAACAGAACAATGCACAGAGttaagagagaaagaggaagaagaaattgaACACAGGTATTTACGTGGTTCGGCAATGTGCCTACGTCCATGGGAGCGAAACGGCCGTAACTTTTCTTCTGTCACCAAATAACAAGGGTTACAAGATATTTAtagctaaaccctaaccctagagtcCCAATCCCTATCAGCACCctagtaaaataaaatattacataatTATCCCAAAGATAAATATATCTTGTCGCTTCGCTCCGCTCCGTTAGAATACCAGTGTACCACTCAAATAAGAATACCATTTAATATGAGCCACTTATTCTAACACCTTCCAAACCAGCTCATATCATAACTAGGCATGGATGTAGATGATTGTATCCCGTTACTCAAGAATGGCTTACACCACAGAGCATATAATTTGGCACAGAAAAATTCCATTCAATTCCAACATGATCTCTATTATTGATCCAATTggggaaaagaaaattttcttcaaTCTGCTTAACTCAAATCTCTCAAAAACaactagaagaagaaagaaaaattgcgAAAGTAGTATTTaagtctccttttttttcattgaAAACTAAGTTACATAGTCTTTATTTATAATAGTGAGGTTCACCCTTATATAATTTGGATCCGATTCTTTTTTCTAGTTTTAATAGGACACTCGATCTTAAAGTATATATTACTAGTAGAAATATTctagaaaaaactaaaattttaaaGAGATAAATTTCaacttctacatcaactctgCCTTTTATCGCCATGTCTAATTATCCTCGGATGAAGAGATACAACCGGTCAAAATCTtacccaaaaaataaaattctgatttgaCCGGTACATTTTAGACCCCAAACAATAGAATTTTGGCTTAATCGCTGGAGGCGCTGCCCCCTAAAGGGCATGGCGTCATATTTTAGAGCTTGAAAACTATccgaatcaaaaaaaaaaagatcatgtaAATAGGACGTCATATAACAAGTTACGGCTTTCGGAAGTTTGACCTGTGACTCGGCTTCCCGATGTGGCTGATCTCACTTCTAGACCTGATCCAGCTTTTGCTCGTAGTGGCTAAAGTAGTCCACATCGAGTCTGCGGATCCTCCTGAATTAATTATATTGGAAAGAATATGATGGGCTAGCTTAACAATAATGGCAGATTTTTAGTGATAGCAAAAAAACCCACAATTGTTGGGCCTCAACAAACACCTATCATATGGTAATCACGCATAGATGCTCAAAAAGTATTCTGGCCGATCAAAGTGAAATTGTTTGACTTGCTTTAACACCAGGACGGATAGAGCTTGCTTGAGACAACACATGTCACAGCAattcaatatatataaaaactttGTCGTGATCTTGCTTGTTGGTTGAACATTGATTGTTTGGCTACCAAGGTGATAGCCTGGTGATAAGGGGGCTTGGACTCCACCCGAGTTGTCTGGGTTCGAAATGCGCGGGCATCGATTAAATCAGGAGACCGCATGCCCCACGCCCGGATGACTCTGTGTGAATATGCTTTTCTTCCATCAGTACTGAGGTGGCACTAGGGTGACGTGGTCACACGTAGATAGCCCAGTGGGGTTTTTCACGTGTTAGGGAGGGCATGCGGAAATTTgctacccgcatcgaacatttccTGGTGGAAGGGGGCCCAGTGGGAGCTACTACGCGGGTGGGGTTctgcccctccccctcccctcctatattttaccaaaaaaaaaaaaaaacattgattgC
The Phoenix dactylifera cultivar Barhee BC4 chromosome 3, palm_55x_up_171113_PBpolish2nd_filt_p, whole genome shotgun sequence DNA segment above includes these coding regions:
- the LOC103708004 gene encoding extracellular ribonuclease LE-like, with protein sequence MKKKSLFPMMVLLSLAIATTAEDFDFFYFVQQWPGSYCDTKKSCCYPSTGKPAADFGIHGLWPNYNDGAYPSSCDPRNSFDSSKIKDLIGRMRADWPTLACPSGDGSKFWAHEWEKHGTCSESILDQHSYFEAALNLKKQANLLQILQDAGIVPDGGYYKLNNISKAIREAIGFTPGIECNVDESGNRQLYQIYMCVDTSGTELIDCPVYPKSKCSSRVEFPTF